A genome region from Gigantopelta aegis isolate Gae_Host chromosome 3, Gae_host_genome, whole genome shotgun sequence includes the following:
- the LOC121391100 gene encoding E3 ubiquitin-protein ligase RNF135-like, producing the protein MASSCYTDNDEVSCSLCIEVFSDPRTIPCGHTFCRACLQNHFNSNRNPHSIYRCPVCRKLVFPDTTKPVSSYADQFPRNSALLHAIDTINKLKQHMASSCYTDNDEVSCSLCIEVFSDPRTIPCVHTFCRACLQNLFNSNKNPHSIYRCPVCRKLVFPDTTKPVSSYADQFPRNSALLHAIDTINKLKQPGAPATTTKTDHLKQNMKSICQNLEWFNQILQSQTKSEIQRLNNSVRISAVEITDEKEPEGRPNRDRCSRRTGQDEERDTTMPALHKQ; encoded by the exons ATGGCCTCCTCATGTTACACTGACAACGACGAAGTCTCGTGCAGTCTCTGTATAGAGGTTTTCAGCGACCCAAGGACAATACCTTGTGGGCACACTTTCTGTCGCGCATGCCTACAGAACCATTTCAACTCCAACAGGAATCCTCACAGCATCTATCGCTGCCCCGTATGTAGAAAGCTCGTGTTCCCGGACACGACGAAACCAGTATCATCCTACGCCGACCAGTTCCCACGCAATTCTGCACTCTTGCATGCCATAGACACCATCAACAAGTTAAAGCAAC aTATGGCCTCTTCATGTTACACTGACAACGATGAAGTCTCGTGCAGTCTCTGTATAGAGGTTTTCAGCGACCCAAGGACAATACCTTGTGTGCACACTTTCTGTCGCGCATGCCTACAGAACCTTTTCAACTCCAACAAGAATCCTCACAGCATCTATCGCTGCCCCGTATGTAGAAAGCTCGTGTTCCCGGACACGACGAAACCAGTATCATCCTACGCCGACCAGTTCCCACGCAATTCTGCGCTCTTGCATGCCATAGACACCATCAACAAGTTAAAGCAAC ctGGTGCCCCAGCAACCACAACAAAAACAGATCATCTAAAGCAGAATATGAAGTCCATCTGCCAGAATCTGGAGTGGTTCAACCAAATTCTTCAAAGTCAAACGAAGTCTGAGATTCAGCGACTCaacaacagtgtcagaatcAGTGCCGTTGAGATTACAGACGAAAAGGAACCGGAGGGGCGACCAAATCGTGACCGCTGTTCGCGTCGAACAGGCCAAGATGAAGAAAGAGATACAACAATGCCAGCTCTCCACAAACAATGA